The stretch of DNA CTGGTATCGCGGCTGTTCACACCGCGTGCCGTCGCCACACTCGAGGGCAAACTCGCCGTCGCCGCTCGCGAAATCGTCGCCGCCGCAAAGGAAAAGGACAGCGGCAACTTCGTCGACGACATCGCGATGAAGCTTCCGCTGCTGGCCATCGCCGACCTCATCGGCGTGCCCGAGGTCGACCGGGACAAGTTGTTCCACTGGACCAACGCGATCATGAACACCGAGGATCCGGACTTCGAGGCGGATTATGTAGCCGCCAACGCTGAATTGATGGGTTACGCCTACACCATGGCCGAGGAGCGCCGCCGCTGCCCGGCCGACGACATCGTCACCCGCCTGGTCCAGGCCGATATCGACGGTGAATCCATGGAAGACGTCGAGTTCGCGTTCTTCGTGATTCTGCTCGCCGTCGCAGGCAACGAGACCACCCGCAACGCGATGACACACGGCATGAACGCATTCTTCGAAAACCCTGAGCAGTGGGAAATATTCAAGCGTGACCGGCCGGAAACCACCGCCGACGAAATCGTCCGCTGGGCCACCCCCGTGCACTGCTTTCAGCGAACGGCATTGGCCGACAACGAACTTGGCGGCGTCACCATCCGCGAGGGCCAGCGCGTCGGGCTGTTCTACAGCTCGGCCAACTATGACGACGAAGTGTTCGATCGACCGTTCGAGTTCAATATCCTTCGCGACCCGAACCCCCATCTCGGCTTCGGCGGCAACGGGGCGCACTTCTGCATCGGCGCCAACCTCGCCCGGATGGAGATCAAGCTGATCTTCAACGAGATCGCCGAACAGATTCCCGACATCTCAAAATTGTCCGAGCCGCAGCGGCTTAGGTCCGGCTGGCTCAACGGGGTCAAGCGGCTACAGGTCGCCTACCGCGGATAGCATCGGCGCGTGCGCACCCACGGCTGGTCGGGCTCGGCCCCCGCGACCGACGAGGAAGCCATCGCGCGCATCCTGGACGCCGCGGGCAAGGCCATCGACGCCAAGGGTGCCGACTTCTCCATCGCAGACGTCGCCCGCACGCTTGGCGTCACCCGGCAGACCGTGTACCGATATTTCTCCAGCACCGAAACACTGCTCGTAGCCGCGGCCGTTCACGCTGCCACAGACTTCCTCGACCGACTGGCCACTCACCTGCAGGGCATCACCGATCCGGTGGAAGCGGTGACGGAAGCCATTGCAACGGCGCTGGAATGGCTGCCAAAGGACAAGCACATCGGCCTGCTGGTCGTTCCAGGTCGCGCCGATGCGCACACCGAGTCGGTCACGTCCGACGTCGCCGTGCAGTTCGCCAACTCCATGCTGCGTCGGTTCGACGTCGATTGGGCCGGCCTCGGCTTCAGCGACGCTGATCTCGACGAACTCGCCGAGCATCTGCTGCGGATCATCCAGTCGTTCGTCGTCGATCCTGGCCGGCCGCCGCGACAGGGCGCCGCGTTGCGCGACTACTTGAGGCGGTGGGTCGGCTCAGCCGTCACGCCTCTGCGTTGACGCCTAGATCCTGAATCGGCCTGCGAACCCCCGCAGCGGAAGATCGGCACTGGTGAGCAGCCCCGGCGCAGCGGCAACGACTGACTTGATCGCATGCAGCGCAGGCATGCCGGTGACAGTCATGCCGATTGACGCGAAGTTCGACGGGTCGGAGAGGTCCACGCCCGGCTTCGGAAAAATCATGTGCTTGTTGTAGACGCAGGGATCGCCCTTGATCTGGGTGATGTAGCAGCCCTTGATATCCCAATGCGGATCGGTATGCGGCGTCATCTGCCACTCGAGGTGCGTTTCGACGCGCGGAACCCCGTCGACCATGCCCTGGTATTTGATGTAGTTGCCGCCGAGTGAACCCTTCGGCAGCACATACCAACCCAGGTCGACGTCCTTGGTGCACGCGCCGAGCTCGTAGCTGAACTTGACCTCGTCGAGCTTCAGGTCGAAACAATCGGCCATCATCAGCACGCTGTCGGCGAAGACGCGGGTGTACTTCTCCAGCTTGGCCGGGGTGCTCGGATCGTCAACGGGTAGACCGTAACCCACCTCAATCCAGGTGTCCTTGCTGTGGTGGCACGACACGTCGACGGACTCGATGGTGGTGACGTTCTCGATCTCGGCGACATCCGCGGAGCAGACGACACCGAGGATCTGGTTGACGCCGGGGTTCATTCCGGTGCCGTAGAACGTCGAGCCACCCTTTTCACACGCCTCGGCCAGCACCTGGCTGACCGGCTTGCCCGACGGGTGCGGATGGTTGGTGTCGCGGTGCCAGCCGGTGATCCAGTCGGCGGTGGTGACGACGTTGATACCGGCCTCGAGCACCCCGACGTAGAGGGACTCGTCGGGGAACACGCCGTGGAAGGTCAGCACGTCGGGCTTGGCAGCGATGATCTCCTCGACCGTGCCCGTGGCGACGACGCCGTTCGGCTCGATGCCGGCAAGCTCGCCGGCGTCCTTGCCGATCTTCTCCGGCGAATAGCAGTGCACCCCAACCAATTCGAGTTCGGACTGCGCGCCGTAGCGCTTGATCATCTCGGAGCCCACGTTGCCCGTGGCGACCTGGAACACACGAATCGGGTTATTGGACAACACCGATCATCCCTTCTGATGGGTCGAAGCAAGGTCTGCGGCACTCCCACCGCGGCCGTCGGGATAAAACTGCAGGGCCCACTTGCGGATCGCCGTGAACCCCTCGTACTCGGAACTGGACAGCGCAGGCGGATCGGAATAACGCTGGTGCGACCAGATGTGGATGTCCTGGCGGAACTGCCGGATGACCTCTTGACCGAACTCGGCGGCCTTCTCCGCGGCCCGCGCAGTGTCCTTGCCGGGAGTCCGGCCGATGTAGACCATGAACCGGACGTCGGAGGTGGATTCGTCGACCGGTGTGATCGCGGAGATGGTGCGGTTGTCGATCATGCCCCAGCTCTTTGTCACCGCGATACCGAGTCCGCCGTTGATGGCCTCGACCCCGCTGCCGACGTCGTCGATGGACTGTTGGTCATCGCCCTCAAACGTGATGGTGAAGTCGACGTAGGACACCGGTGCGGCGAAGTCGTGGCGGGTGAAGATCGGATTGATCGGCGTCTGGTGCACGTACTTGAAATGCGCGAAGTCGACACCGTTTTCGAGCACGTACTGCGGATGCAGCTCGTGGCCTTGCTCGAACAGCCGCTGCTGCGGGTAGTAGTCGGCGGCGCTGCTGCCGTCACGGAAGTCGGCGAACACGTCCGGTGGGTCGAAGAACGGCTCGCGACCCTCGATGTCGTGCCAGATGTAGATCGATTCGTTGCGCTCGACAACCGGGTAGGTCTTGATCCGACGGCCACGGTTGGGCCTGCTCTCGTAGGGGATGCAGACGTTGCGGCCCTCTTGGTTCCACTGCCAGCCGTGGAATGGGCACTGGATCACCTCGCCGACCACCTGGCCGCCGAACCCGAGGTGCGCGCCGAGGTGTTCGCAATACGCGTTCATGACGGTGACCTGGCCGGCCTCGGACCGCCACGCGATCAGCTCCTCGCCGAAGTACTTCATCGCGTGGACGTCACCGACGCCGACCTCATCCGACCAGGCGACCTGGAACCAGCCCGTCGGCTTCATCGATAGGGGCGGCTTGGCCATGTCGACAAGAATCACAGAAGGCTCTATTATTCGTCAAGTGTCGGATTCGGTGACCAGCGCACGACGGAGCAACCGCCGCGGTCAGGCGACGCGTGAGGCCATGCTCGAGGCGGCGCTGCGGGCCCTGGCGACCGGCGACGTCGCCGCGGCCTCCGCCAATCGCATCGCCAAAGACGCCGGCGCGACCTGGGGCGCGGTCAAATACCAGTTCGGCGACATCGACGGCTTGTGGGCCGCTGTGCTGCGCCGCACCGCGGAGCGGCGCGGACAATTGCCATCACGGGCCACCCCGGCTGCACCGCTGCGGGAGCGGGTGGCCGCCATCATCGACCTCCTCTTCGACGGGTTGTCCGCTCCCGATTCGCGCGCGATCGAGACGCTGCGGGCCGCACTGCCCCGCGATGGCGCCGAGTTGGAACGGCTCTACCCGAAGACGGCCGCCGAACTCCAATCATGGGGGCGCAGTTGGATCGAAGCGTGCCAAGAGGCGTTCCGCGACGTCGATGTCGATCCCGACCGGGTTCGTGA from Mycobacterium sp. JS623 encodes:
- a CDS encoding Rieske 2Fe-2S domain-containing protein produces the protein MAKPPLSMKPTGWFQVAWSDEVGVGDVHAMKYFGEELIAWRSEAGQVTVMNAYCEHLGAHLGFGGQVVGEVIQCPFHGWQWNQEGRNVCIPYESRPNRGRRIKTYPVVERNESIYIWHDIEGREPFFDPPDVFADFRDGSSAADYYPQQRLFEQGHELHPQYVLENGVDFAHFKYVHQTPINPIFTRHDFAAPVSYVDFTITFEGDDQQSIDDVGSGVEAINGGLGIAVTKSWGMIDNRTISAITPVDESTSDVRFMVYIGRTPGKDTARAAEKAAEFGQEVIRQFRQDIHIWSHQRYSDPPALSSSEYEGFTAIRKWALQFYPDGRGGSAADLASTHQKG
- a CDS encoding cytochrome P450 gives rise to the protein MTQTTCPFGQGFDFTDPDVLLKGIPVTEFAELRKTAPVWWNEQSDSIFDDGGCWVISRHEDIKEISRNGDLWSTNRKGVVMRMPEGTDAEQLELTKALLINHDAPEHTRLRKLVSRLFTPRAVATLEGKLAVAAREIVAAAKEKDSGNFVDDIAMKLPLLAIADLIGVPEVDRDKLFHWTNAIMNTEDPDFEADYVAANAELMGYAYTMAEERRRCPADDIVTRLVQADIDGESMEDVEFAFFVILLAVAGNETTRNAMTHGMNAFFENPEQWEIFKRDRPETTADEIVRWATPVHCFQRTALADNELGGVTIREGQRVGLFYSSANYDDEVFDRPFEFNILRDPNPHLGFGGNGAHFCIGANLARMEIKLIFNEIAEQIPDISKLSEPQRLRSGWLNGVKRLQVAYRG
- a CDS encoding TetR family transcriptional regulator; the encoded protein is MLEAALRALATGDVAAASANRIAKDAGATWGAVKYQFGDIDGLWAAVLRRTAERRGQLPSRATPAAPLRERVAAIIDLLFDGLSAPDSRAIETLRAALPRDGAELERLYPKTAAELQSWGRSWIEACQEAFRDVDVDPDRVREVASFIPGAMRGLASERQLGSYYDLDMARRGLTNAIVTYVQRSEHRERQ
- a CDS encoding NAD(P)H-dependent amine dehydrogenase family protein, with translation MIKRYGAQSELELVGVHCYSPEKIGKDAGELAGIEPNGVVATGTVEEIIAAKPDVLTFHGVFPDESLYVGVLEAGINVVTTADWITGWHRDTNHPHPSGKPVSQVLAEACEKGGSTFYGTGMNPGVNQILGVVCSADVAEIENVTTIESVDVSCHHSKDTWIEVGYGLPVDDPSTPAKLEKYTRVFADSVLMMADCFDLKLDEVKFSYELGACTKDVDLGWYVLPKGSLGGNYIKYQGMVDGVPRVETHLEWQMTPHTDPHWDIKGCYITQIKGDPCVYNKHMIFPKPGVDLSDPSNFASIGMTVTGMPALHAIKSVVAAAPGLLTSADLPLRGFAGRFRI
- a CDS encoding TetR/AcrR family transcriptional regulator, which codes for MRTHGWSGSAPATDEEAIARILDAAGKAIDAKGADFSIADVARTLGVTRQTVYRYFSSTETLLVAAAVHAATDFLDRLATHLQGITDPVEAVTEAIATALEWLPKDKHIGLLVVPGRADAHTESVTSDVAVQFANSMLRRFDVDWAGLGFSDADLDELAEHLLRIIQSFVVDPGRPPRQGAALRDYLRRWVGSAVTPLR